A window of Agrobacterium tumefaciens contains these coding sequences:
- a CDS encoding FadR/GntR family transcriptional regulator, protein MQPIPPSDRVRQVEATLSDYVERAGLKAGDRLPAERELMAALGVGRSTIREVIRKFQALGVIDSRKGSGNYLLKPISAATVHMPISIDAESLRDALLMTLEVRRGIEVEASMAAARRRTPEDIATMEARLDEMERVHLAEGTSGKADLAFHLSIYDATHNSLFKQLLEQMREGFERFWSKPFDRPDFASRSFPFHRTLFNAIAAGDAETAREETLKILAVVEEDIKDMSK, encoded by the coding sequence ATGCAGCCGATTCCGCCGAGCGACCGCGTGCGCCAGGTGGAGGCCACGCTTTCCGACTATGTGGAGCGGGCAGGGCTGAAGGCGGGAGACCGGCTACCAGCCGAGCGGGAGCTTATGGCGGCGCTGGGTGTGGGGCGGTCCACAATCCGCGAAGTCATCCGCAAATTTCAGGCACTCGGCGTCATCGACAGCCGCAAGGGCAGCGGCAATTACCTCTTGAAGCCGATTTCCGCCGCCACCGTGCATATGCCGATTTCCATCGACGCCGAAAGCCTGCGCGATGCGTTGCTGATGACGCTGGAGGTGCGCCGCGGCATCGAGGTCGAAGCCTCCATGGCCGCTGCGCGCCGTCGCACGCCCGAGGACATCGCCACCATGGAAGCGCGGCTCGATGAGATGGAGCGGGTGCATCTGGCCGAGGGAACCTCTGGCAAGGCGGATCTCGCCTTTCACCTCTCCATCTATGACGCCACGCATAATTCGCTGTTTAAGCAGCTGTTGGAGCAGATGCGCGAGGGTTTTGAACGCTTCTGGTCGAAACCCTTTGACCGGCCGGATTTCGCCAGTCGCTCCTTTCCCTTTCATCGCACCCTGTTCAACGCGATTGCCGCCGGAGACGCAGAAACGGCGCGGGAAGAAACACTGAAAATCCTCGCCGTCGTCGAGGAAGATATCAAGGACATGTCGAAATGA
- a CDS encoding ribonuclease H family protein has translation MADPLHIFTDGSFNDASRSGGWAFVVHEAGNQIHSASGKASGTSNNTFEVLAVLNAMSWIAAEAPTRAVTLWTDAVHVIEGCNRYRAIWRNNGWKRITPNQHTRRRPIPDREIWQQLDTLLERHPHVAVEWCKGHSGSVGNEHADALARLAARVKTP, from the coding sequence ATGGCTGACCCGCTTCACATCTTCACCGACGGCTCCTTCAACGATGCCTCCCGTTCCGGAGGGTGGGCTTTCGTCGTTCATGAAGCAGGCAACCAAATCCATTCGGCCTCGGGCAAAGCATCCGGCACATCTAATAATACTTTCGAGGTCCTCGCCGTCCTGAACGCCATGTCGTGGATCGCCGCCGAGGCGCCAACGCGTGCGGTCACGCTCTGGACGGATGCCGTTCATGTCATTGAGGGCTGCAATCGATATCGGGCGATCTGGCGCAACAATGGCTGGAAGCGCATCACGCCCAACCAGCACACACGCCGAAGACCGATCCCTGACAGGGAAATCTGGCAGCAACTAGACACGCTGCTGGAGCGGCATCCCCACGTGGCCGTGGAATGGTGCAAGGGGCATTCGGGCTCTGTCGGCAATGAGCATGCCGACGCATTGGCGCGTCTGGCGGCGCGCGTGAAGACGCCGTAA
- the aztC gene encoding zinc ABC transporter substrate-binding protein AztC — protein MFKTFRLATCASLLSLSPVLMAQASAAELKVVASFSIIADFAKNVGGDRVEITTLVGPDGDAHVYEPRPADAVAVSKADVVLVNGLEFEGFLKRLIDTSGTKAPVVELTKGVEPLKLSDEPAGHAHPEAEEEGHDHKAEEAGHKHETAEAHDHSHEGHHHGEYDPHAWQSIKNAEIYVKNIAGAFCEVDKAGCATYTANSDAYIAKLAALNEMVKTEIAAIPPEKRVIITSHDAFGYFEHAYGLNFLAPEGISTESEASAADVAKLVDQVKHDKASAIFVENITDKRLIDQIASETGLKVGGTLYSDALSTADGPASTYIDMINHNMQTITAAVLSQ, from the coding sequence ATGTTCAAAACCTTCCGTCTGGCAACCTGCGCCAGCCTTCTTTCCCTCTCCCCAGTTCTGATGGCGCAGGCCTCCGCCGCCGAACTCAAGGTCGTGGCCAGTTTTTCGATCATCGCCGATTTTGCGAAAAACGTCGGCGGCGACCGCGTTGAGATTACAACGCTGGTGGGGCCAGATGGCGATGCTCACGTTTATGAACCGCGCCCGGCCGATGCCGTCGCCGTCAGCAAGGCGGATGTGGTGCTGGTCAATGGCCTCGAATTCGAGGGCTTTCTGAAGCGCCTTATCGACACGAGCGGCACCAAGGCTCCGGTGGTTGAATTGACGAAGGGCGTTGAACCCCTCAAGCTTTCCGACGAGCCGGCCGGTCACGCCCATCCGGAAGCAGAAGAAGAAGGCCACGACCACAAAGCCGAAGAGGCTGGCCACAAACACGAGACCGCTGAGGCTCACGATCACAGCCACGAGGGGCACCATCACGGCGAGTACGATCCCCATGCCTGGCAGTCGATCAAGAACGCGGAAATCTACGTGAAGAACATCGCCGGCGCATTTTGCGAAGTCGACAAGGCCGGTTGCGCAACCTACACCGCCAACTCGGATGCCTATATTGCCAAGCTTGCTGCGCTGAACGAGATGGTGAAGACCGAGATTGCAGCCATCCCGCCGGAAAAACGTGTCATCATCACCTCGCATGATGCCTTTGGCTACTTCGAGCACGCTTATGGCCTGAACTTCCTTGCCCCTGAAGGCATATCGACGGAATCAGAAGCCTCGGCCGCCGATGTCGCCAAGCTGGTGGATCAGGTAAAACACGACAAGGCCTCGGCGATCTTCGTCGAGAACATCACCGACAAGCGGCTGATCGACCAGATTGCCAGCGAAACCGGCTTGAAGGTTGGCGGCACGCTCTACTCTGACGCGCTTTCGACCGCCGACGGCCCGGCTTCGACCTATATCGACATGATCAACCACAATATGCAGACGATCACGGCGGCGGTTCTCAGCCAGTAA
- the aztB gene encoding zinc ABC transporter permease AztB, with protein sequence MADLFIEPFVQYVFMQRALAGALILAITCGPVGVFLMLRRMSLTGDAMSHAILPGAAVGFLFYGLEILPMTVGGLAVGLLVALGAGAVSRFTVQKEDASLAAFYLISLALGVLLVSWRGSSVDLMHVLFGTVLALNNEALGLISGICVVTLVVMITFWRALLAECLDPLFLRSVSNWGSPVHFLFLAIVVLNLVGGFQALGTLLSVGLMMLPAAASRFWSNRVAPMCFISIGIGMVSCFAGLLLSYHASLPSGPAIILSAGVIYALSILVGTRGVLSDLLGSSRHRTA encoded by the coding sequence ATGGCTGATCTCTTCATCGAACCCTTCGTTCAATATGTCTTCATGCAGCGGGCACTCGCCGGTGCCTTGATCCTCGCCATCACCTGCGGGCCGGTCGGAGTATTCCTGATGCTACGGCGCATGAGTCTCACGGGCGATGCCATGTCCCACGCCATCCTGCCCGGTGCGGCCGTCGGTTTTCTGTTTTACGGGCTGGAAATCCTGCCGATGACTGTCGGTGGCCTCGCAGTTGGCCTTTTGGTCGCGCTCGGTGCCGGTGCCGTGTCGCGTTTCACCGTCCAGAAGGAAGATGCGTCGCTTGCCGCGTTCTACCTTATCTCGCTGGCGCTCGGCGTGCTGCTCGTTTCGTGGCGTGGCTCCAGCGTCGATCTCATGCATGTGCTGTTCGGCACGGTGCTGGCGCTGAACAACGAGGCGCTCGGCCTCATCAGCGGCATCTGCGTCGTGACGCTTGTGGTGATGATTACCTTCTGGCGGGCACTGCTGGCGGAATGCCTCGACCCCCTGTTCCTGCGCTCCGTCAGTAACTGGGGCAGCCCGGTGCACTTCCTCTTCCTTGCTATCGTCGTGCTCAATCTGGTTGGCGGTTTTCAGGCGCTGGGAACTTTGCTCTCGGTCGGCCTGATGATGTTGCCCGCCGCCGCCAGCCGCTTCTGGTCCAACCGCGTGGCACCCATGTGCTTCATCTCGATCGGAATCGGCATGGTATCCTGCTTTGCCGGCCTGCTCTTGTCCTATCACGCATCGCTGCCATCCGGCCCGGCGATCATTCTTTCCGCGGGCGTCATCTATGCGCTCTCCATCCTCGTCGGCACGCGCGGCGTGCTCAGCGATCTTCTCGGTTCCAGCCGTCACAGAACGGCCTGA
- the aztA gene encoding zinc ABC transporter ATP-binding protein AztA — MADPCLAFKNLTLGYAGRAAVHHLNGDIAKGSLTAVVGANGSGKSTLMKGIAGILKPLGGECRVSSDVSVAYLPQQSELDRSFPAQVRDLVALGLWPQRGLLGRHRGEDRAAMARAMEAVGLSGFERRSIDSLSGGQMQRALFARAMLQDAQLILLDEPFNAVDEKTVADLMVMIKSWVAEGRTVLAVLHDFQLVRQHFPETLFLARKLIGLGTTAEVLTAENIRQAQHFHEAWEENAPWCEPSEAPSLQTAGASPRQAPSHSPSHLPANAHG; from the coding sequence ATGGCTGATCCGTGCCTTGCCTTCAAAAACCTGACGCTTGGATATGCCGGCCGTGCGGCGGTGCATCATCTGAATGGCGATATTGCCAAAGGCTCGCTCACTGCGGTGGTCGGCGCCAACGGCTCTGGAAAATCGACGCTGATGAAGGGCATTGCCGGCATATTGAAGCCGCTCGGCGGTGAGTGCCGCGTGAGCTCAGATGTTTCCGTCGCTTATCTGCCGCAGCAATCGGAACTCGACCGCTCATTTCCCGCGCAGGTGCGGGACCTGGTGGCGCTCGGCCTTTGGCCGCAACGCGGCCTGCTTGGCCGCCACCGTGGCGAAGACCGGGCGGCGATGGCGCGCGCGATGGAGGCGGTGGGGCTTTCCGGGTTTGAAAGGCGCAGTATCGATTCACTCTCTGGCGGGCAGATGCAGCGCGCGCTGTTTGCCCGCGCCATGTTGCAGGACGCGCAGCTGATCCTGCTCGATGAACCCTTCAACGCCGTTGATGAGAAGACTGTTGCTGACCTTATGGTCATGATCAAGTCATGGGTCGCGGAGGGGCGCACGGTGTTGGCGGTTCTTCATGACTTCCAGCTCGTGCGGCAGCATTTTCCAGAGACCCTGTTCCTTGCCCGAAAGCTCATCGGGCTGGGAACTACGGCGGAGGTGTTGACGGCTGAGAATATCCGGCAGGCGCAGCATTTCCACGAGGCATGGGAGGAAAACGCACCCTGGTGTGAGCCATCCGAGGCGCCTTCACTGCAAACCGCAGGGGCAAGTCCGCGTCAGGCCCCCTCCCATTCCCCTTCTCATCTCCCCGCGAACGCCCATGGCTGA
- a CDS encoding GTP-binding protein, whose amino-acid sequence MSKKLPVTVLSGFLGAGKTTLLNHILANRDGLRVALIVNDMSEINIDAALVRDGGANLSRTEEQLVEMTNGCICCTLRDDLLTEVRALAEQGRFDYLLIESTGIAEPLPVAATFDFRDENGRSLSDIARLDTMVTVVDAANLLKNYGSSDFLAARGETAGDGDNRTIVDLLVEQIEFADVVVLNKIGTATAEERDAARKIIVGLNPDAKLIETDFGKVALEEVMGTGRFDFARAEEHPLWFKELHGFKDHIPETEEYGIRSFVYRAKSPFDPVLFQRFIDRPWPGVVRAKGFFWLATRPRYVGEISQAGALVRTGKMGLWWSAVPKEQWPREKQFLDMMKPYLDPVFGDRRQEIVFIGSDPMNEARIRSLLDACLIDTDAFTPDAWQHLPDPFASWDRQAA is encoded by the coding sequence ATGTCGAAAAAACTTCCCGTCACCGTACTGTCCGGCTTTTTAGGCGCCGGCAAGACAACGCTTCTGAACCACATCCTCGCCAATCGCGATGGTCTGCGGGTGGCGTTGATCGTCAACGACATGAGCGAGATCAATATCGATGCCGCATTGGTGCGCGATGGCGGTGCCAATCTTTCCCGCACGGAAGAACAATTGGTTGAAATGACCAATGGCTGCATCTGTTGCACGCTACGCGACGACCTCCTGACGGAGGTGCGGGCGCTGGCCGAACAGGGCCGCTTCGATTACCTCCTGATCGAATCGACCGGCATCGCCGAGCCGCTTCCCGTGGCCGCCACCTTCGATTTCCGCGACGAGAACGGCCGCAGCCTGTCTGATATCGCGCGTCTCGACACCATGGTAACGGTGGTCGATGCCGCCAATCTTCTCAAAAATTACGGTTCGTCGGATTTTCTGGCCGCCCGGGGTGAAACGGCGGGTGATGGCGATAACCGCACCATCGTCGACCTTCTGGTGGAGCAGATAGAGTTCGCTGACGTCGTCGTCCTCAACAAGATCGGTACTGCAACGGCGGAAGAGCGCGATGCAGCCCGCAAGATTATCGTCGGGCTGAACCCTGATGCGAAACTCATCGAGACAGATTTCGGCAAGGTGGCCCTGGAAGAGGTTATGGGCACCGGCCGTTTCGATTTTGCACGGGCGGAAGAACACCCTCTCTGGTTCAAGGAATTGCACGGTTTTAAGGATCACATCCCCGAAACCGAGGAATATGGCATCCGCTCTTTCGTTTACCGCGCCAAGAGTCCCTTCGACCCCGTGCTGTTCCAGCGCTTCATCGATCGCCCTTGGCCGGGGGTGGTGCGCGCCAAGGGGTTCTTCTGGCTGGCGACGCGGCCGCGTTATGTCGGCGAGATCAGCCAGGCGGGCGCCCTGGTCCGTACCGGGAAGATGGGTCTTTGGTGGTCGGCCGTTCCAAAAGAGCAATGGCCCCGCGAAAAGCAGTTTTTGGATATGATGAAGCCTTATCTCGACCCCGTCTTTGGCGACCGGCGGCAGGAAATTGTCTTCATCGGTTCCGATCCAATGAATGAAGCCCGTATCCGCTCCCTGCTGGATGCCTGCCTGATCGATACGGATGCATTCACGCCGGATGCATGGCAGCACCTGCCCGATCCATTCGCAAGCTGGGACAGGCAGGCGGCTTGA
- a CDS encoding YqaA family protein, whose protein sequence is MGDLAVYAGLFLTAFIAATILPMQSEAALAGLILLKSQPVWLLVAVASVGNVAGSFANWLLGRGIERFRHERWFPVGEAALQRAQNWYRRYGKWSLLLSWAPIIGDPLTVAAGIMKEPLPVFLLLVTIAKVGRYLVLALLTLNFL, encoded by the coding sequence ATGGGCGATCTGGCGGTATATGCGGGCTTGTTTCTGACGGCGTTCATCGCTGCGACCATCCTGCCCATGCAGTCGGAGGCGGCGCTTGCCGGTCTCATCCTTCTGAAATCCCAGCCTGTCTGGCTGCTGGTGGCTGTGGCCAGCGTCGGCAATGTCGCCGGTTCTTTCGCCAACTGGCTCCTTGGGCGTGGCATCGAACGTTTCCGGCATGAGCGCTGGTTTCCGGTCGGGGAGGCGGCGCTGCAACGGGCGCAGAACTGGTACCGACGTTATGGCAAATGGTCCCTGCTGCTCAGCTGGGCGCCGATCATCGGGGACCCTCTAACGGTTGCGGCTGGCATCATGAAGGAGCCGCTGCCGGTGTTTCTGCTGCTGGTCACCATCGCCAAGGTAGGGCGATATCTCGTTCTGGCGCTGCTGACGCTAAATTTTCTATAG
- the ugpB gene encoding sn-glycerol-3-phosphate ABC transporter substrate-binding protein UgpB — translation MALKKLSYRLAAASALSFFVTSNAYAVTEIQWWHAMTGANNEVVDTLAKEFNESQKDYKITPVFKGTYPETLNAGIAAFRAKQPPAIIQVFDAGSGVMMGAAGAIKPVAEVLKEGGYTFNKDEYLAGIVAYYSKPDGTMLSFPYNSSSPILYYNKDVFQKAGLDAANPPKTWPEVFEAAKKIKTSGAAQCGFTSTWLTWIQTENFAAWNNVSYGSNENGLGGTDVKLAVNAPLFVEHFQAIADLAKDGTFRYGGRTSEAKQLFMSGECGILTESSGGLGDIIKTGMNYGIGQLPYYEGHGPQNTIPGGASLWVFGGKSDAEYKGVAEFFHFLSQTKIQSRLHQVSGYMPVTIAAYEETKKSGFYDKNPGRETPLLQMMGKPPTENSKGVRLVNLPQVRDIMNEEFEAMLAGKQDAKAALDKIVQRGDAAIKQAAGK, via the coding sequence ATCGCCTTGAAAAAACTCAGCTACCGCCTTGCCGCGGCATCTGCACTTTCGTTTTTTGTCACATCGAATGCCTATGCCGTGACGGAGATCCAGTGGTGGCACGCCATGACCGGCGCCAATAACGAGGTCGTGGATACGCTGGCGAAAGAATTCAACGAAAGCCAGAAAGACTACAAGATCACGCCCGTGTTCAAGGGCACCTATCCGGAAACACTTAACGCAGGCATTGCGGCATTCCGCGCCAAACAGCCGCCGGCGATCATTCAGGTCTTCGACGCCGGTTCGGGTGTAATGATGGGTGCTGCCGGCGCGATCAAGCCGGTGGCAGAGGTGCTGAAGGAAGGCGGTTATACCTTCAACAAGGACGAATATCTGGCCGGCATCGTCGCCTATTATTCCAAGCCCGATGGCACCATGCTGTCCTTCCCCTATAATTCGTCCTCGCCGATCCTCTATTACAACAAGGACGTCTTCCAGAAGGCCGGCCTTGACGCCGCCAACCCGCCGAAGACCTGGCCTGAAGTCTTCGAAGCCGCCAAGAAGATCAAGACCAGCGGTGCCGCGCAGTGCGGTTTCACCTCGACCTGGCTCACCTGGATCCAGACCGAAAACTTTGCCGCATGGAACAACGTTTCCTATGGCAGCAATGAAAACGGGCTGGGAGGCACGGATGTGAAGCTTGCGGTCAACGCGCCGCTCTTCGTCGAGCATTTCCAGGCGATTGCCGATCTCGCGAAGGACGGCACCTTCCGTTATGGTGGTCGCACGTCCGAAGCCAAGCAGCTGTTCATGTCCGGCGAATGCGGCATTCTGACCGAATCGTCCGGCGGTCTGGGCGACATCATCAAGACCGGCATGAATTACGGCATCGGCCAGCTGCCCTATTATGAGGGCCATGGACCGCAGAACACCATTCCGGGCGGCGCCAGCCTCTGGGTGTTCGGTGGCAAGAGCGATGCGGAATACAAGGGTGTGGCGGAATTCTTCCACTTCCTCTCGCAGACAAAGATCCAGTCTCGCCTGCATCAGGTCTCGGGCTATATGCCGGTGACGATCGCAGCCTATGAGGAAACCAAGAAATCCGGCTTCTACGACAAGAACCCGGGCCGCGAGACGCCGCTGCTCCAGATGATGGGCAAGCCCCCGACAGAAAACTCCAAGGGTGTGCGCCTGGTTAACCTGCCACAGGTGCGCGACATCATGAACGAAGAGTTCGAGGCGATGCTGGCCGGCAAGCAGGACGCCAAGGCGGCGCTCGACAAGATCGTCCAGCGTGGCGATGCCGCCATCAAGCAGGCGGCCGGCAAGTAA
- the ugpA gene encoding sn-glycerol-3-phosphate ABC transporter permease UgpA, whose protein sequence is MQSVVFPNKILPYLLVAPQIILTVIFFFWPASQALYQSTMREDAFGLSSNFVGLANFSAVLSDESYLNSLKVTVIFSILTALVSMGLALLLATAADRVVRGKGLYRTMMIMPYAVAPAVAGMLWLFMFNPAMGTFSYILRRNGIMWDPLLNGDQAMLLVVAAAAWKQISYNFLFFVAGLQAIPKSLLEAASIDGARGARRFWTIVFPLLAPTTFFLLVVNTVYAFFDTFGIIHAVTGGGPAKATETLVYKVYNDGFVNLNLGSSAAQSVILMVIVIALTAFQFRFVEKRVHYG, encoded by the coding sequence GTGCAAAGCGTCGTATTCCCAAACAAGATCCTGCCTTATCTGCTGGTCGCACCGCAGATCATTTTGACGGTGATCTTTTTCTTCTGGCCCGCAAGCCAGGCTCTTTATCAGTCGACAATGCGCGAAGACGCCTTCGGCCTCAGCAGCAATTTTGTTGGGCTGGCAAACTTCTCCGCCGTCCTGTCGGATGAGAGCTACCTCAACTCGCTCAAGGTCACGGTCATCTTCAGCATCCTCACGGCGCTGGTTTCCATGGGGCTAGCGCTGCTTTTGGCGACGGCGGCGGACCGCGTGGTCCGCGGCAAGGGTCTTTACCGCACCATGATGATCATGCCCTATGCCGTCGCCCCGGCGGTGGCAGGCATGCTGTGGCTGTTCATGTTCAATCCGGCCATGGGAACGTTCTCCTACATCCTGCGCCGCAACGGCATCATGTGGGATCCGCTGCTGAATGGCGATCAGGCCATGCTGTTGGTCGTCGCGGCCGCCGCCTGGAAGCAGATCAGTTACAATTTCCTGTTTTTTGTCGCCGGCTTGCAGGCAATTCCGAAATCATTGCTGGAGGCGGCGTCCATTGACGGAGCCCGCGGAGCGCGACGCTTCTGGACCATCGTTTTCCCACTGCTGGCACCGACCACTTTCTTCCTCCTGGTCGTCAACACGGTTTACGCCTTCTTCGACACCTTCGGCATCATCCATGCGGTGACCGGAGGCGGTCCTGCCAAGGCGACGGAAACGCTGGTTTACAAGGTCTACAATGACGGCTTCGTGAACCTCAACCTCGGCTCTTCCGCCGCGCAATCGGTCATCCTGATGGTGATCGTCATCGCGCTCACCGCCTTCCAGTTCCGCTTCGTCGAGAAGCGCGTGCATTACGGCTGA
- the ugpE gene encoding sn-glycerol-3-phosphate ABC transporter permease UgpE, producing the protein MIENRPVARVIAHLMLVLGIIIVAFPIYYTFIASSMTSNDIIRPPMSLLPGGHLTENYTDAMVGGVERVVGVSLERLLFNSFVVALAIAIGKIVISFLSAFAIVFFRFPFRMGFFWMIFITLMLPVEVRILPTYKVIVDLGLIDTYAGLTLPLMASATATFLFRQFFLTIPGEMVEAARIDNAGPFRFMRDILLPLSKTNIAALFVILFIYGWTQYLWPLLVTNDAKMNTIIIGLKRMVDFTDASTPWNYVMVTAILAIIPPVIVVVLMQRWFVKGLVETEK; encoded by the coding sequence ATGATTGAAAATCGCCCGGTCGCCCGCGTGATCGCCCATCTGATGCTGGTTCTCGGCATCATCATCGTGGCCTTCCCGATCTATTACACCTTCATCGCTTCGTCGATGACGTCGAACGACATCATCCGTCCGCCCATGTCGCTGCTGCCCGGCGGCCATCTTACCGAAAACTACACAGACGCCATGGTGGGCGGCGTGGAGCGCGTCGTCGGCGTCAGTCTTGAAAGGCTGCTGTTCAACAGCTTCGTGGTGGCACTCGCCATCGCCATCGGCAAGATCGTCATCTCGTTCCTGTCGGCCTTCGCGATCGTCTTCTTTCGCTTTCCATTCCGCATGGGCTTTTTCTGGATGATTTTCATCACGCTCATGCTGCCGGTGGAGGTGCGTATTCTGCCCACCTACAAGGTCATCGTCGACTTGGGGCTGATCGACACCTATGCCGGACTGACGCTGCCGCTGATGGCGTCGGCAACGGCGACCTTCCTGTTCCGGCAGTTCTTCCTGACCATCCCCGGTGAGATGGTAGAGGCTGCGCGTATCGACAATGCCGGACCGTTCCGCTTCATGCGTGATATTCTTTTGCCTCTGTCGAAAACGAATATCGCGGCTCTTTTCGTGATCCTTTTCATCTATGGCTGGACGCAATATCTCTGGCCGCTGCTCGTCACCAACGACGCCAAGATGAACACGATCATTATCGGCCTTAAGCGCATGGTGGATTTCACCGACGCTTCGACGCCCTGGAATTATGTGATGGTGACGGCGATCCTCGCCATCATCCCCCCTGTTATCGTTGTGGTGCTGATGCAGCGCTGGTTCGTCAAAGGTTTGGTGGAGACCGAGAAGTAA